In a single window of the Etheostoma spectabile isolate EspeVRDwgs_2016 chromosome 3, UIUC_Espe_1.0, whole genome shotgun sequence genome:
- the bicra gene encoding BRD4-interacting chromatin-remodeling complex-associated protein isoform X3: MDDEDGRCLLDVICDPEALNDFLHGSETHLDTDDLLDGSSDPSSSFFSTTGGHVPEVQPAVQLSANEPAGLPRVSVDLDFLEDDDILGGSPGGESGSNGIGTNHEPCDILQQSLAEANITEQSLQEAEAELDLGSFGIPGLTQVVQTLPDASLSGAGGTAVGVGIGVGGAAAIFPGSGPSTTATPPNAAADMLGSVLAQQGLQLQSQVMNKAISVQPFMQPVGLGNVTLQPISSLQALPNGSQSGHLGIGQIQVVGQPTVMTINQSGQPILAKAMGGYQLHQSGQDVSGAGSQAGLGGSGGGLLIQGNKATLGSPALNGPAVCVSSTNSSSGGTMTPAGLVGFGSTTLSSGIGHQTQNQGQIMQNVIIQRTPTPIQPKPPQGGAIQPKLFKQQQQQQQSQPGPQPLQNDAHKALGLQQIPVSAAQNVAFLTGKPGSNVVLSTQASTQGPQFQQTLFKQQAAQPSGKPLSVHLLNQQGIVIPSQTVLQGQNHQFLLPQLQAGGQILTQHPGGHIITSQGPGGQLIANQILTANQNINLGQVLTSQGHPGAAHILSGSIQLQPGQMGTPTLFQMPVSLAQSQSQTQTHTVSGHAQTVIQGMPIQNSLTMLSQVEGLSPAVSLQPALQPQPGGVPSSTGAATMAPGQPGECVTVLGSSTDQAAHPTQQHAPQSSILAMQTASCVSTATTVPSSSPSMSVPTSSSVTAVGLVPHQAQHSPGRLLFTNQGSSMILSQESLQMFLQQEQHHQTENESTPSAGVPASVIVSSNSVTAPAPSVHDSQLTDSWVGLSHSPPPGPSHMTAVVKQVPSSGHQQSLIQGMSPSPALSTHSSAPPVAVSPQPSHSPLTLSQHIQSPHHQQQSRPPSQPQPQSQTPSRSCTPSSHPQLFIVHNQMAESPQPAPQGQQQHTQPQHAHIQVQLQLQPQPRPASQPAPYQQDMPPLSQSPKPPPPSAPPAPHQFTAPPVSTSAAAVVKAQVPIPGLTAEHQHHLQLVAAQIQTLSAISQPSPQQKQLLDKLHQVQQSIVLQAKQAAQPQAAGPFSSQQDVPVDKGVVASSASAGPPAQLPSVLQQMSVLVKTPATASSDLQVFSGAQGPAGAMANQTVTPSSLNQPAQVQPKPGVISSVGGMTLGKGGMQIQVLGTSLTQMPAPQPPAPVQTQTTTMKMPFSAEPSKEARMLEQLRKQQGSVLHPNYSAPFYSFEDTMHRLLPYHLYQGTANSSQDYQKVDDEFETVSCHLLKRTQAMLDKYRYLLFAESKRLGPSAEMVMIDRMFIQEEKIALSQDRILAKERPEEFVANARMLENAVSSQQKAPSAEPTSASGGVAAAVPAPAPAAPVPAPLSNPAPNPPPAPTPSPSPASAPVPAPASAPAPPPAPTATPFPPTKLVIKHGGGGASVSWSSGGPPPPVAVGRLAEPAGQSSSFSRAPAASPDDDDALPQRTSKPPMKTYEARRRIGLKLKIKQDQTGFSKVVHNTALDPVHTPQPQQSGQSTSQPQTQPQGQAAVLHPKPRPLSTSPPTVIRTQSPVCTASSASLVTTATTQSNPPLRGTVPPNAAPSSSTSTSHTWSLSSSSSTQVNGSLEHHDGGGVKHNSASTATPSQTTCRLPLRKTYRENISPRVRPGVPGGGDESLSYPRPTPSPPQHDASSPPSERTVIASVKVEKRGRDASHTHTESSHETGRLRSAMQGLDEMDEVFNRGIKTTQHHHHPQLPDREGAKERGEEQTDQETDVSKYKRTSGKNRHRAGGTFRMDQHAPGPPSPESSFTRDSLLPAKRCKSDSPDMDNASFSSGSPPDDSLNEHLQCAIDSILNLQQEPSARGHHIKGGHSRSQQHQSQRPGGLAASSHRPSVPPSSSASASSSLAQHPQVGGRGHNGSLVSQTQSR; this comes from the exons ATGGATGATGAAGACGGCAGGTGCCTTCTAGATGTAATTTG TGACCCAGAAGCTCTCAATGACTTTCTTCATGGATCTGAGACCCAT TTGGACACTGACGACCTATTGGATGGTTCGAGTGACCCCTCCAGCTCGTTCTTCTCTACCACTGGG GGCCATGTTCCAGAGGTCCAGCCTGCAGTCCAGCTGTCGGCCAATGAGCCGGCCGGCCTACCCAGAGTCAGTGTTGACCTGGACTTCCTGGAGGATGATGACATCCTGGGAGGATCCCCAGGTGGTGaaagtgggagcaatggcattgGGACAAATCACGAGCCATGCGACATCCTGCAGCAGAGCTTGGCTGAAGCAAACATCACAGAGCAAAGCTTACAGGAGGCAGAGGCTGAGCTGGACCTGGGCTCCTTTGGAATTCCAGGCCTTACGCAGGTGGTACAGACACTGCCTGATGCCAGCCTCTCTGGGGCTGGAGGCACTGCTGTTGGTGTAGGCATAGGTGTTGGGGGAGCAGCAGCAATTTTCCCTGGGTCAGGCCCGAGCACCACTGCTACTCCTCCCAATGCTGCAGCTGACATGCTGGGGTCAGTGCTTGCTCAACAGGGCCTTCAACTCCAATCCCAGGTCATGAACAAGGCCATTAGTGTTCAGCCATTTATGCAGCCTGTGGGCCTGGGAAATGTGACACTTCAACCCATTTCAAGTCTCCAAGCTCTTCCTAATGGGAGTCAGTCTGGACATTTGGGTATCGGACAGATTCAGGTTGTGGGTCAGCCCACAGTCATGACTATCAATCAGTCTGGGCAGCCAATCCTAGCTAAGGCCATGGGTGGATACCAGCTGCACCAGTCTGGGCAAGATGTATCAGGTGCTGGTTCTCAGGCAGGGCTTGGAGGCTCAGGGGGTGGACTTCTGATCCAAGGTAACAAAGCCACTTTGGGATCTCCAGCTTTAAATGGACCGGCTGTTTGTGTCAGCAGcacaaacagcagcagtggCGGCACAATGACCCCTGCTGGGCTAGTGGGCTTTGGCAGCACCACTCTAAGTTCAGGAATTGGACACCAGACGCAAAACCAAGGCCAAATCATGCAGAACGTGATCATCCAGCGCACACCAACACCCATTCAGCCTAAACCCCCACAGGGGGGAGCCATTCAACCGAAACTTttcaaacagcaacaacagcagcagcagtcacaGCCAGGACCCCAACCGCTGCAGAACGATGCCCACAAGGCTCTAGGGCTGCAGCAAATTCCAGTTTCTGCTGCTCAGAATGTAGCCTTCCTGACAGGAAAGCCAGGTTCTAACGTTGTCCTGAGTACTCAGGCCTCAACACAAGGCCCCCAGTTTCAACAAACCCTATTCAAGCAACAAGCAGCACAACCATCGGGCAAGCCTCTTAGTGTACACTTGTTAAACCAACAGGGCATCGTAATTCCCTCTCAGACTGTTCTGCAAGGTCAGAACCACCAGTTCCTCCTGCCACAACTACAAGCAGGTGGGCAGATCCTGACCCAGCACCCTGGGGGGCACATTATAACTAGTCAGGGTCCTGGTGGACAGCTCATTGCAAACCAGATTTTAACTGCAAACCAGAACATCAACCTGGGCCAGGTGTTGACTTCACAGGGCCACCCCGGGGCTGCCCACATCCTCTCTGGATCTATCCAGCTCCAGCCTGGCCAGATGGGCACGCCCACCCTCTTTCAAATGCCCGTCTCGTTGGCCCAGAGTCAAAGCCAGACACAGACCCACACTGTCTCAGGTCATGCCCAGACAGTCATACAAGGCATGCCCATCCAGAACTCCCTGACCATGCTCAGTCAGGTGGAGGGGCTGAGCCCCGCAGTCAGCCTTCAGCCAGCCCTGCAGCCTCAGCCAGGCGGAGTCCCCAGCAGCACAGGAGCAGCAACCATGGCTCCGGGCCAGCCCGGAGAGTGTGTTACTGTTCTGGGTAGCTCCACGGACCAGGCTGCTCATCCCACTCAGCAGCATGCACCACAGTCCTCTATCCTCGCCATGCAAACGGCATCCTGTGTGTCCACGGCTACCACAGTACCCTCCTCTTCTCCGTCCATGTCTGTGCCCACCTCGTCCTCTGTCACAGCAGTGGGGCTGGTCCCCCATCAGGCGCAGCATAGTCCAGGGAGGTTACTGTTCACCAACCAGGGCTCCAGTATGATTCTGAGCCAAGAGTCTCTGCAGATGTTCCTGCAACAG GAGCAGCACCACCAAACAGAGAATGAGTCCACCCCCTCTGCTGGCGTTCCAGCGTCTGTAATCGTCAGCAGCAACAGCGTCACTGCTCCGGCCCCCTCTGTCCATGACAGCCAATTAACTGACTCTTGGGTGGGTCTGAGCCACAGCCCTCCCCCTGGCCCCTCCCACATGACAGCAGTGGTAAAGCAG GTGCCCTCCAGTGGACATCAGCAGTCCCTGATCCAGGGCATGTCCCCCTCCCCGGCCTTGTCCACTCACTCCTCGGCGCCCCCAGTCGCGGTCAGCCCGCAACCTTCCCACTCTCCTCTCACTCTGAGCCAGCACATCCAGTCACCGCACCATCAGCAGCAGTCGCGTCCTCCCTCCCAGCCGCAGCCACAGTCCCAAACGCCCTCCCGCTCATGCACCCCCTCCTCTCACCCCCAGCTCTTTATTGTCCACAACCAGATGGCCGAATCCCCCCAGCCGGCTCCGCAGggccagcagcagcacacacagccCCAGCACGCACACATTCAGGTTCAGCTGCAGCTGCAGCCTCAGCCGCGGCCTGCCTCTCAGCCCGCCCCTTATCAACAAGACATGCCTCCGCTGTCCCAGTCGCCCAAGCCGCCGCCTCCTTCTGCGCCGCCCGCCCCACACCAGTTCACCGCTCCTCCTGTCAGCACTTCTGCCGCTGCTGTGGTCAAAGCCCAGGTTCCAATCCCGGGCCTGACGGCAGAGCACCAGCACCACCTGCAACTAGTCGCTGCACAGATTCAGACGCTGTCGGCCATCAGCCAGCCCTCGCCTCAGCAGAAACAGCTGCTGGACAAGCTACACCAG GTGCAGCAGAGCATCGTGCTGCAGGCCAAGCAGGCTGCTCAGCCTCAAGCCGCCGGTCCGTTCAGCTCCCAGCAAGACGTGCCTGTTGATAAAGGGGTGGTTGCGTCATCGGCCAGCGCTGGTCCGCCTGCTCAGCTTCCCTCAGTGCTGCAGCAGATGTCGGTGCTCGTCAAAACACCGGCTACAG CTTCAAGTGACTTACAGGTATTCTCAGGAGCCCAAGGGCCAGCTGGAGCAATGGCGAATCAGACTGTCACTCCTTCCAGCCTTAACCAGCCTGCACAG GTTCAGCCAAAGCCAGGGGTGATCAGCTCAGTGGGAGGGATGACTCTGGGGAAAGGTGGGATGCAGATACAGGTGTTAGGTACTAGTCTTACTCAAATGCCTGCTCCACAGCCCCCAGCTCCAGTACAAACTCAG ACAACAACAATGAAGATGCCTTTCAGTGCAGAGCCCAGCAAAGAAGCCAG GATGCTGGAACAGCTGAGGAAACAGCAGGGTTCAGTGCTCCACCCAAACTACAGTGCCCCTTTTTACTCTTTTGAGGACACGATGCACAGACTGCTGCCTTACCATCTCTACCAGGGAACTGCCAACTCTTCTCAAGATTATCAGAAAG TGGACGATGAATTTGAGACGGTCTCCTGCCATCTGCTGAAAAGGACCCAGGCGATGCTGGATAAGTATCGCTACCTGCTCTTTGCGGAGTCAAAA AGACTGGGCCCCTCGGCAGAGATGGTGATGATTGACCGGATGTTCATTCAGGAGGAGAAGATTGCGTTGAGCCAGGACAGGATTTTGGCCAAGGAGAGACCAG AGGAGTTTGTGGCAAATGCGCGCATGTTGGAGAATGCAGTTTCATCCCAACAGAAAGCACCTTCTGCTGAGCCCACATCAGCGAGTGGAGGCGTAGCCGCCGCTGTCCCTGCTCCAGCGCCTGCAGCGCCGGTCCCAGCCCCTCTCTCAAACCCCGCCCCAAACCCTCCTCCTGCTCCCACCCCGTCTCCATCTCCTGCTTCCGCTCCAGTCCCTGCTCCTGCTTCAGCTCCAGCACCTCCTCCCGCCCCCACCGCCACCCCTTTCCCCCCTACCAAACTGGTCATCAAGCATGGCGGAGGCGGAGCCTCTGTGTCCTGGTCCAGCGGCGGTCCCCCACCTCCAGTTGCAGTGGGCAGGCTGGCCGAACCCGCCGGCCAGAGCTCCTCCTTCAGTCGCGCTCCGGCAGCATCGCCCGACGACGATGACGCCCTCCCGCAGAGAACCAGCAAACCGCCTATGAAGACCTACGAGGCTCGCAGGAGAATAGGCCTGAAGCTGAAGATCAAGCAGGACCAGACAGGGTTCAGCAAGGTGGTCCACAACACTGCCTTAGACCCTGTGCACACACCTCAGCCCCAGCAGAGCGGCCAGTCCACATCCCAGCCTCAGACTCAGCCCCAGGGCCAGGCTGCTGTACTGCACCCAAAGCCCCGCCCACTGTCAACTTCCCCTCCCACAGTAATTAGAACTCAGTCTCCCGTATGCACTGCTTCCTCTGCCTCATTGGTTACCACAGCAACCACTCAGTCTAACCCGCCACTGAGAGGTACTGTTCCCCCCAACGCAGCCCCATCTTCCTCTACCTCTACCTCCCACACTTGGTcgttgtcctcctcctcctccactcaaGTGAATGGGTCGTTGGAGCACCACGACGGGGGCGGGGTCAAACACAATTCTGCCTCCACTGCCACGCCCTCGCAGACAACATGCCGTCTCCCCCTTAGGAAAACCTACCGGGAAAACATTAGTCCCCGGGTCAGACCCGGTGTTCCAGGGGGGGGAGACGAAAGTTTGTCCTACCCGAGACCCACGCCATCACCCCCCCAGCACGATGCCTCATCCCCCCCCTCAGAGCGGACAGTTATAGCCAGTGTGAAGGTGGAGAAACGAGGCAGAGATGCCTCGCATACCCACACAGAGTCGAGCCACGAAACGGGCCGTTTAAGGAGTGCAATGCAGGGGCTGGACGAAATGGACGAGGTGTTCAACCGTGGAATCAAAACCACACAGCACCACCATCACCCACAGCTCCCAGACCGGGAGGGGGCcaaggagagaggggaggagcaAACAGACCAAGAGACAGATGTGAGTAAATACAAGAGGACGAGTGGGAAAAACAGACATAGGGCCGGCGGGACATTCAGAATGGACCAGCATGCCCCTGGGCCTCCCTCCCCAGAGTCCTCCTTCACGCGAGACTCTTTGCTTCCTGCCAAACGCTGCAAGTCAGACTCCCCCGACATGGACAACGCCAGCTTCTCCAGCGGCAGCCCCCCGGACGACTCTCTGAACGAGCACCTGCAGTGTGCCATCGACAGCATCCTGAACCTGCAGCAGGAGCCCTCCGCCCGCGGCCACCACATTAAAGGGGGCCACAGCAGGTCCCAGCAACACCAAAGCCAGCGCCCCGGGGGCTTGGCAGCCTCATCCCACAGACCCTCAGTACCACCCTCCTCTTCTGCCTCCGCATCGTCCTCcctggcccagcaccctcaggTCGGTGGCCGTGGCCACAATGGCAGCCTGGTGTCCCAGACTCAAAGCAGATAA